From Cloacibacillus sp., a single genomic window includes:
- a CDS encoding glycosyltransferase, which translates to MIPLDDGPLLTIVIPAYNVEAYIEQCVTSLTANISSEHAPLIEVIVVNDGSTDRTQPILNLLRQRYDITLIDSPNRGVGAARNLGLKEASGRYIYFVDSDDYVIAGALDQIIVELLQSPNIDIWEIENIEIDLDGKFLYDCNENFCPQDGHGESVYAAWEEKGIFRHLTWTKIVARQMLIQNNLFFYEGIVHEDEEWTAKIFGYAQSVRFIPLKLYAYRNRNGSIMHTITFKNVSDLLKIFDSLNLFIQTGSFIPEYRNAVKKHMYEIYMGIASSINSWDNAERTFLHKELTDRFWIMDYAGSFKHSKFYKYAIKTLGLPLFIKLKNLNH; encoded by the coding sequence ATGATCCCGCTAGACGACGGCCCCTTATTGACAATAGTCATCCCCGCCTATAACGTTGAGGCATATATTGAACAATGCGTCACATCGTTAACGGCAAATATTTCTTCCGAGCACGCCCCGCTTATAGAAGTCATCGTAGTGAATGATGGCTCAACGGATCGGACTCAGCCGATACTGAATCTATTACGGCAACGTTACGACATAACTCTAATTGATTCACCCAATCGTGGCGTTGGCGCGGCCAGAAATCTTGGATTGAAAGAGGCCTCCGGTAGATACATCTACTTCGTAGATAGCGATGATTATGTAATAGCGGGTGCTCTAGACCAAATCATTGTTGAATTATTACAGTCCCCCAATATTGATATTTGGGAGATCGAAAATATTGAAATAGATTTAGACGGTAAATTCTTATACGATTGTAATGAAAATTTTTGCCCGCAGGATGGCCATGGGGAGTCCGTCTACGCAGCCTGGGAAGAGAAGGGCATCTTTAGGCACCTGACGTGGACAAAGATCGTAGCGAGACAGATGCTTATACAAAATAACCTCTTTTTTTATGAGGGGATTGTACATGAAGATGAGGAATGGACGGCGAAAATATTTGGCTATGCCCAATCGGTACGATTCATTCCATTAAAATTATATGCGTATAGAAATAGAAACGGCTCAATTATGCATACTATTACATTTAAAAACGTATCAGATCTATTAAAAATATTTGATTCTTTAAATCTTTTCATACAAACAGGCTCGTTCATTCCAGAGTATAGGAATGCGGTAAAAAAACACATGTATGAAATCTATATGGGCATTGCAAGCAGCATCAATAGCTGGGACAACGCAGAAAGAACCTTTTTACACAAAGAATTGACTGACCGTTTTTGGATCATGGATTACGCAGGCAGCTTTAAACATAGCAAATTTTACAAATATGCGATAAAAACGCTGGGACTGCCTCTTTTCATAAAATTAAAAAATCTTAATCATTAA
- a CDS encoding glycosyltransferase, with translation MKPEISIIIPAYNLEGLIRASVVSIIEQDYPNKQIILVDDCSTDDTLTEAESVLVNSGVPYKLIRHERNKGVAVARNTGIDAVSGEFFLFFDGDDLCDNNMLTSLYAACTKHGAPADITVCGHRVYLSDTKETMLFPVKYISRAGRISAQKAATARIKNYFEPSLATLYKTELINRCNVRNYEGCVAGEDGEFFLKALVRAETIESTDTNPYIYIKHPRMGSKKSDRDIRVERYGANANAQARLCDYIKEHAREKSLIDVVEQMLLPEALFRLLSYSAMRDDREGFQKILSETRAATFLKSWNVITYKPEYFFKGLFLLLAPGTYYSHYRKKTP, from the coding sequence TCTCCATCATAGAACAGGATTATCCTAATAAACAGATAATATTAGTAGACGACTGCTCAACAGACGATACCTTGACGGAGGCTGAATCCGTGTTGGTAAATTCCGGCGTTCCTTACAAGCTGATACGCCACGAACGCAACAAGGGGGTTGCCGTGGCCAGAAACACCGGAATAGACGCCGTGTCCGGAGAGTTTTTTCTTTTCTTTGACGGGGACGACCTTTGTGATAACAATATGCTCACTTCCTTATATGCTGCCTGCACCAAGCACGGAGCCCCAGCCGATATCACAGTATGCGGTCACCGTGTCTACCTTTCAGATACAAAAGAAACTATGCTGTTTCCTGTAAAATATATCAGCAGAGCAGGGCGGATATCGGCACAAAAAGCAGCTACAGCCAGGATAAAGAATTATTTTGAGCCATCGCTTGCCACCTTATATAAAACGGAACTTATAAACCGCTGTAATGTTAGAAACTATGAAGGATGCGTTGCCGGAGAAGACGGAGAATTTTTCTTAAAAGCTCTTGTAAGAGCGGAAACTATCGAATCGACTGACACGAATCCCTACATTTATATCAAGCATCCAAGAATGGGATCTAAAAAATCTGACAGAGATATCAGAGTGGAGCGATATGGAGCGAATGCCAACGCTCAGGCGAGGTTGTGCGATTATATTAAAGAGCATGCAAGGGAAAAATCTCTGATTGACGTGGTCGAACAAATGCTTCTGCCGGAAGCTCTATTTCGGCTTCTCTCATATAGCGCTATGCGGGACGACAGAGAAGGCTTTCAGAAAATATTAAGCGAAACCAGAGCCGCGACGTTTTTAAAAAGTTGGAACGTCATAACTTATAAGCCGGAATATTTTTTTAAAGGACTCTTTCTATTGCTTGCGCCAGGAACGTATTACAGTCATTACAGAAAAAAAACGCCCTAA